The following are encoded in a window of Methanothrix sp. genomic DNA:
- a CDS encoding DUF424 family protein translates to MTNEGIDGMMRNDGAPGDYDEMSMCLRTYTIGGEVLVAVCDSELLGQRFTENELQLEVSVSFFGQELASAAMLERALEEATMANFVGERAVAWAIAFEYVDSENVLHIDGVPCAQMVRM, encoded by the coding sequence ATGACAAATGAAGGGATTGATGGTATGATGAGAAACGATGGAGCACCAGGCGATTACGATGAGATGTCGATGTGTCTCAGGACGTACACGATCGGCGGGGAGGTCCTGGTGGCTGTCTGCGACAGCGAACTGCTCGGACAGCGGTTCACGGAGAACGAGCTCCAGCTCGAGGTGAGCGTGAGCTTTTTCGGTCAGGAGCTGGCATCGGCGGCGATGCTCGAGAGAGCTCTCGAGGAGGCGACGATGGCGAACTTCGTCGGCGAGAGAGCGGTCGCATGGGCGATAGCATTCGAGTATGTCGATAGCGAGAACGTTCTGCATATCGATGGGGTTCCGTGCGCCCAGATGGTGCGAATGTGA